The DNA segment CTGGTATTTTCTGGAAGACATTCTGATCTGTTCTGCAACATCAACCGATATGGCTCCGGTTGAAAAAGAATCAACAGCAACTGTATCATAGTCCGCCTTCGGGCTGTCTGCAGGATAAAGATCCTGAGGTTCTTTTTTTGAGCATGAAACGGCTGAAATTAATAAAAAGAAAAGTATACAAAACAAATTTTTCATAAGAACTAATTTAACAGAATTTCTGCAATTAAAAGCACAGCTTGCAGGACAATTTATCATAAGTTTCAGTTCAACTGACAATGATTTAATAATTAAATAACTTATTATGTTTTATTTTTCGGATTTAAATGTTGCAATAACAGGAAAATGGTCGGAAAGCTTTACGGAACGGTCTACTTTATAACTCAGCGGTTTTACCGATAGCGAAGAGAAAATATAGTCAATTCTTATCGGGAATTTGTAATCGTGGAAACTTGTAGCGCTTCCCCTTCCTGCTTCTACAAAGGCATCTTGTAAGCCTTCAAGTAAATGATAATATTCGTAAGAATTGGGAACCGAGTTGAAATCTCCTGCTAAAATTACAGGATAGGGAGATTCATCAATGCTTTTTCTGACTGCGCTGATCTGTTCCTGATGCATTTTGAAGGTAGGAATAAGTCTTTTCACTACATCTTTTAGTTTCTGTTCATCTTCTTCGCTATTGCCATTAAGCTTTACCATACTTTTTTGAAATTTAAATGGCTGCAAGTACACATTGATAAAACGGTATATTTTTCCTTTTATTTCAATGTCGGTTTGGGACGCATACGCATTATTATATTCATAATCACTTTCAATAAGCTGCTTCTGCTCTATAAATCTGTGTTTTGAAAAAACAGTAATGATGTGACCTTGTGAACCTTCTTTCATTCCATTAAATTGATATTTTTTATTAATACCATATTCCTGAAGCAGAACAATATCCGATTTCTGACTGTTAATATAGGACTCTATATTTCCTTTTCCGTAGAAACCGCCTTTGGCATTCAATGAAATAATTTTCAGGTCCGGAATCTCATTTTTCTGAGGCATGTAATTGATCCACCGGATTACCGGTTTGAAAAACAGCAGTCCGAAAAGTAAAAAAACGAATGCTCTCTTTTTCCAGCTTATAATCCAAAAAAGAGTGAGCAAAAGATATACGATCATGAATACAGGAAAACCTAAAGAAAGCAGATTGAACCACGGAAATGTTTTTGGTGGTACGTATGCATTCAGAAGTGTTCCGACAAGCAGGAAAGATAT comes from the Chryseobacterium nepalense genome and includes:
- a CDS encoding endonuclease/exonuclease/phosphatase family protein — encoded protein: MKIIRLIFFIVHVGISFLLVGTLLNAYVPPKTFPWFNLLSLGFPVFMIVYLLLTLFWIISWKKRAFVFLLFGLLFFKPVIRWINYMPQKNEIPDLKIISLNAKGGFYGKGNIESYINSQKSDIVLLQEYGINKKYQFNGMKEGSQGHIITVFSKHRFIEQKQLIESDYEYNNAYASQTDIEIKGKIYRFINVYLQPFKFQKSMVKLNGNSEEDEQKLKDVVKRLIPTFKMHQEQISAVRKSIDESPYPVILAGDFNSVPNSYEYYHLLEGLQDAFVEAGRGSATSFHDYKFPIRIDYIFSSLSVKPLSYKVDRSVKLSDHFPVIATFKSEK